GAGGCAGAAGCGTCTTTGTCTTTTACTGCTGTATCCTTCACAGGATCTTTGGTAGTCTCAGAGGTTGCAGCGGCCTGTTCCGAGGCCAACGGGTCCTTAACTGCTGTGTCTGTGACTACGTCATCTTTAGAGCTATTCGTAGCTGTGTCTGTGGAAGTGTCTGTAGCAACAGCTCCCGAATCGGCAGCAGTGTCGGGATCAGTGACGACGTTACCGTCTTTCACCACTTCGTTAATAACTACACCGCCATCCCCTACCGATGGGAGTGTTGAACCCCCCGCATCCTTTACCTTCCCTTCAACCTGCATGGTTCCTGCTGTCTCAGTAGGTGCAGATACACCAGAATCCTCAGTAAATAAATAGTATGCCGAGAGAACTACCATTAAGCTAAGCATGGATACCAACCAGATTGTTTGTCTTTTACCGTTCATTGTGACTCCTCCTTTGTTTTACTTGCGCTTAACCACTCCGGGAAAATCTTGACTTTCCCTCATTCCTGTTTACGCGGTACTACGGATATACGGTAAACCGGAACATTCAAGCCTTTCTCCACCGCTTGTTCAATCAGGCCGCGGACCACTTTATTCTCGGCACCTTTAGCAACTACGAGCACTCCTCGCACCTGAGGTTTGATTCTCTTGGTAATAATAGGCGTTTCATCGCCGGATTGAGTATAAGTAACGATCTCGCCATCTCTTGTGTACTGCGTAGTATGTCGTTTTCCACCGTTGGCATCTGTTTCATCACTAAGCTCCTGAGAGTCATTCATATGCTTCTGAACAACAATTTCCTCCGTGGAATCTACTGTTACCATGATGTCTACGGTACCTACACCAACGATTTTCTCCAGGATCTCCTTCGTCCGATTCTCCATCGCAAGTTCGATACTGTCGAAGGAATTGGGAGCTGGAAGATCCCCTTGCTGCAACGCCGTTTGTGTGGTTTCACTGATCGGAGGTTCCCGGCCCGTATTCTCATTATCCAGTTTCTTTACATTAACGAAAGAATTAAACAGCATTATTGCTGCTCCGAGCAGACCCAGAATAATCAGCCAACGAAACGTTTGGCTTCTCTTTGGACTTCCAGACCCGCCTCCGGCCCACTGCTCCAGCTTTTTCAGCCATTTGCCCACTTTTCATCCCTCCTCCACAGCTTTGGTATGAACCCAACTTTATATTTTTATAGTTTAGCTGCGTCACCCTGGCTGCTCCGCACCTTAATTACTTCTGCATCCAAACCCCACCTTGTTTCGAGCAGCTTCGAAATAGCTTTTGCTTGCGCTTGATCCGCCTCATCAATGTAATCATCGGACTCCATTGCAGCACCCTTTGAAGTGACCTCTTCTGTTGTAGCAGTGTTAACTTCAATCTTTTTTACAGGGGTAATGACAATAGGCTCAGTGACGTCACTTCGTTCGACTGCTGCTATTGGCTCAGGCAATTGAACTGTAACCGATGTAATAGCAGGCACGGCTTCAGTACCGGGGCTTTCCGGTTCTTGCATGGCCAATGCCACGGTAACCTGAACTCCTTTTCCCCCTGTTTCCGATATAATTTGATCTTTCATCTGTCCGGCAATTTCGTTTGCAGCGATTTCCAGAGTATGCTTCTGCTGTCCCTGCGCCAGCTTTTGTCCGTCCGCCAGTATCTGCTGCAAGGTTCCCGCTCCTTGTCCTCCGCTTGAGAGAAGACCCTCCTGTGAGCTCTGCTGATCCATAGCAAGACTCAATTCTGAGATGGCATCCCCCTTTAGCAGCGAGACAATCGGACTAAGCATGGTGAGTAAAACAAGAAGACTAAGGACGAGTCTGGCATAACGCTCCATCGATTTGCTCGGAAGAAGCATTTCCACGAAGGAAGCCAGCAGTACGACAAGAATAATTTCTCTTAACCATCCGCCTAACCAGGTCATGAACCCCCTCCTTAAGCTCACCTCATCATGACGGTGACATTGCCGGCAGTCAGCATAATCGTGACGGCCAGAAAGAACATTAGTGAGACCGCAGCCAGGGCCGCGAACACGTAAATCATGCTTTTACCAATCGTCTGCAGGCAGGACACAATCGGTGTCTCACCCAGAGGCTGCATCACAGCCGCTGCAACATTATATATAAGGGCCAGGACCAATATTTTGATCGCCGGAAAAGCACACAGGAACAAAATAATGATAACGCCCGATAATCCGATGGCGTTCTTTACCAGCAGTGACGCGGAGATAACCGTATCCGTCGCATCCGCGAACATTTTGCCGACAACCGGAACAAAATTCCCTGTTATATACTTAGCGGCTCGGATGGTCACCCCATCGGTTACGGAGCTGGTGATCCCCTTCACAGAGATAACTCCCAGAAAAACAGTCAGCAATATGCCGAGTAAACCTACCCCTATGTTCCGCAGTAAATTGGCCAGATGCGTCAGCTTGTATTTATCCGACATCGAACTTACCAGATGCAATACTGCCGAGAAGAACAGAAGAGGGAATACAATGGTGTGAATCAAAGTGCCAACCGTATGAATCATAAAGACTATGAGCGGATGAGTGACTGAGACGGTCACAATATTGCCCATGGAAGCCAGCAGTGCGAATAGCAGTGGAATCATCGCCATCATGAAGTCAATCATTCGATCAATAGCATCTTTCGCATAACCTATAGCAATGTTGAAGCTGTTAACGGCGATAACTAATACCACCATGTAACAAAGGGTATAAGCCACCTTGCTGACGGTTTGCCGTTCAAAGGCGGTTTGAAGGGTCTCCAAAATCATGCTGAGCACACTGATCATCACAATGGTCACAAGCAGCTTGCCGTTATACAAAACTTCATGCCACATGTAAGCGCCGAGACTGGAGAGTACACTTTTTAGACTAAGACCGTCATCACCTGGCACCAGCATGTCCATAAGCGAGGGAGTAGCTCCATCCGGAAAAAAACCGCCGTAATCCTTCATTAGCTGATCCCAGTACTTTTCCACGCCATCTTTTGGCAGATCCTCAATCTGCCCTCTCACCCATCCGTCAACAGGGGAACTTGAGGGATTACCAGCAGGAGAAGAGGAGCCGTAGGCCGTACCTATAAACCAAGGGAACAGTGAGCAGCAGAGCAGCAGAAGCAGCACCAGCACTATTTTTGGGGGTCGGAAATGTTGACGTACAAGCATGATTTCTCCTCCCGGTTCACTTAGGTGGGGGACTACTTCACTTACGCAGGCAGCAGCTTCATCACTGTTTCGATGATAATACTGATAATGGGCACGGCGAGAACCATAATGAGCACCTTTCCGGCCAACTCTATCTTGGAAGCGATTGAATCCTGACCTGCATCCCTTACAACCTGTGCACCAAATTCGGCAATATAGGAAATCCCTATAATTTTAAATACCGTCTTCAGATAAATCATTTCCATTCCCGAGGACTCCGCTACCCGCTCCAGAGTGCTCAGGATCATCCCAATCTTGCCGATCAGGAACAGGAAGATCAGAATGCCTGTAGCCGTTGCGAGCAAAAAAGCGAACATTGGTTTTTGTTCCTTCAGAACGAGAATTAGAATGGTCGACAGCAGCCCGATTCCAACGACTTGAATGATTTCCATAATGCGCCTACTGAAAAAGGAAAATCGTTTTTATTTCCTGAAGCAGTCCATCCAGCATGCGAATCACCATAAATAATACGACTACGAATCCTATAAGAGTGACCCAGTGGGCGATATCTTCTTTCCCCATCTGCTTCAGCACCGTATGTATCATGGCGATAATGATGCCGATGCCCGCAACTTGGAAAATCGTATTGACTTCAATATTCATTCCTGGCACCTCGCTAAAAGATCAAAATGACAATCAATACTCCAAGCAGCAGCCCCAGGCTTTTGCTCATTTTTTCATATTTGCCCTGCTCATCTCTGGCCGCCAGCTCCTCCTGATTCAGTTGCTGCAAAGCCAGCGTGATATGAGTGGTCTGGTTAGACCTGTCACTGGTCCCGAGCGTACAGCTCAGCTGCCGGATAATCTCCTTCTCCGAAGCGTTCATGGCTGTGTTCTTCCAATGCATCTCCATAGCTTTATCGATTGCATCCTGAGCACTTCTATTATTAGGGGGACTCATTTCATCAGCAGCCGTAACAAAAAAGTGTTGAAGCGGCCCTCTGGCTTGAGCTCCTATTCTCCGAAGAGCTTCCGGCAATGGTGTAAAGCCGTACCTAATTTCAGTCTCCAGGCGCTGAAGCGCTGCTATTAAGCTGCGTATTTGCCGGGGCCTGTCAGCATATAGCCGAGCACGCTGAAGACCTGCCAGCGTGCCCGCCAGTACGATCATTACAGCTCCAAACAGCTTAAGCATAGGCATCACCACCCCGTCTCTCTTCCTGTGAAATGGTCAGCCTTCGATTCTGGTTATCCAGAATTCGAAAGGACATTCCTGACTCCGAACGATGTAAGATCACATATCGTTCGAACATCCTGTGTTCTAGCAATCCTCCCAGACCGGGTCTGCGGATCAGCTCGGACACTTCTTTGCCATGTGCCGTAGCCAACACAGAAATTCCGGCGTGAAGGGCTTCAGTGACTGCCTCTGCGTCCTCCGGACGACCGATTTCATCGGCCACCAGCACATCGGGAGATAAAGAACGAATCATCATCATCATCCCTTCTGCCTTGGGGCAGCCATCCAATATATCTGTCCGTGGCCCCACGTCAAAGCTGGGAATCCCTCGCCTGCTGCCTGCAATCTCAGAGCGTTCATCTACTATGCCAACCTTAAGTCCTGGACGGCTTCCCTGCCTCCCTGAGGAAATCTGCCGTGCCAAGTCACGGAGAAGGGTTGTTTTACCATGCTGAGGTGGTGAAAGGATTAGTGTATGAAGAACCCTCTGCCGGCTTCTATCGAACAAATACGGCAGGATAGCGTCGGCTGCACCCGGCACTGCACGGGCAATTCGTACATTGAAGCCGGTGATGTCACGTAGATGCTCAACACCGCCGCCGCTGAGTACAGTCCGCCCGGCAAGTCCAATTCTGTGACCCCCGGGAATGGTAATGAAGCCTTTACGCAATTCTTCCTCCATTGTGTAGAGTGAATGATTACTGATGAGATCCAGAAGACGGTGACTGTCCTCACGATCCGGCTTATAAGCTTCCTCAGGGTTCAGTGTCAACGTGCCATTCCCGGTAAGAAAATGATATTTTCCGGAATAATTGATTTCCAGAGGCCTTCCTTCCCGAACCCGGATTTCCTCAACCGTCATTAGGTTAGGGAGAGGCAAACGCTCAAGCAACGCTCGTACTTTTTCAGGAAACAACAGAAGCCATTCGTTAACCATACAAGGTACCCCCAAGTTGTCCTCTACTTCATCGCTTTATTCCATATTTATGCTTGTACGTGTCTTTTATGCCCTATAATCTATCATTTTTTCAGAATACCTATTAAGAGACACGCTACTCCGCAGGCTACCCAGCCCATCTTGCCCCAAGACAATTGCTGCGCCATCCCCGTCAACCCTATAGCTGTCGTTGTTATCAGAATAGTCGGCCCTACCAATGCCAGCGTCGAATTGATAACCAATGCCTTGTCCACCTGATTTAATCGAAGCATAAAAAGTGCAGCAGTGATTTCCAAACTCCCTGACAGCAGACGAAGGATAGCCATCCAACTCACGTACTTGTCCAAGTACACTCAACTCCTTTGGATATTTGTAACAATCTCTTTACCTATGCCCGACTCTTTCTTTTTCCGGCTATTATCCATGGATATGCAGGACTGTCCCACTTTAGACAGGGAGAAATGGCTAACCCAAAAACAATAGAAGTGTGAAAGATATCATAGTTATCATTCTCATAAAAAAATATCATCGGTATGATAAAATTATTTTTACAGAAAACTATTCATTACACGACTTTAAGACACAAGACAAAGAGGGGTTTTAGGTAATGCATATTCGAAATTATGGGGTTCCTTTTCCTACGGGGACTGTAATGAGGCGAGTTCGGGAAGTAGTTATTATCATTTTATCTGCCTTGCTGGTAGCCATTGGTTTGCGTCTGTTTCTTATTCCTCATCAATTATTAAGCGGTGGAGTAGCGGGGACAGCCTCAGTTATCGGTTATTTAACAAATCCTAAGTACATTTCATTGTATTATTTTGGCATCAACCTGCCGATTCTTATATGGGGTTTTGTTGTGGTAGGCAAAAAGTACATATGTCTTAGCATGCTGTCGGTTGTTTCTACTACATGGTTCTTAACAATTATCCCTCTTGGAAATGTTACAAAGGACCCCATTCTGGCCAGTATCTTCGGCGGGGTTATCATCGCAGGCGGGATAGGATTTTCTCTGCGTGCCGGGGGCTCGTCAGGGGGCTTTGATATTCTGGGCTCCATTATTACACGCAAACGCGACATCCCAATGGGGAGTGTATTGTTCGTAATGGATGGTCTAGTCATTCTTAGTCTAGGCTTCTTCAAAAGCTGGGATTCCGCCTTGTACGCGATGCTGTGTATCTTTGTAAAAAGCAGGATTGTAGATATGATCCACATTCGGCATGTGAAATTAACTTGTTTTATTGTTACAAAAGAGCGTGACCGCATGCTTAGCCAGTTGAAGTTATTGCCGCATGGGGTAACTGTTGTAAATGCAGAGGGCGGGTACAGTCACGAGGGGAATACGATGCTTATGACAGTCACCACAAGATACGAGCTGGCCGATTTAAGAAAAACGATCCTTGAGACCGATCCGAAATCCTTCGTCAATATCCTTGAAACTGTTGAAATCGTGGGCAGGTTTAGAAGGCAGGGGTAGGGCAGTTAGCGGTTCCTTTATGTAAGACCAACGTTGACCTTGCTGAGGACGCTCCGCGAACGGACCGTTGTTACAATCGCTGTGGTCTCCAGATTTTTTTCATTCCCCTTAGCGGTGAAAATCCGGAGACCAAGGCGACCGCTTACGCTTTTTCACAATCGTTCCGTCCACTCCGCTGTTTAAGCTGGAAAAGTTACTACATTCATAAACAAACGCAGAGTAGCGATTCTCCCGTTATTGGAGAATCGCTACTTTGCATTTTTGGCCTACTACGTCTTACTTCAGCACGTTATGGGTAAGTGAAAGCCACCCGACCTCAAGCGTCACTTTCTCCATGCCGCGGAGCAGAAATTACCCGATGCCCCGGTGGTTCTATGAACGCACTTTCCAGTTCTGTTATTCGGCACACGGCGAAGGCGTAACCTTCCTCACTTCGTAGAATTTTTCGCGCTTAATTCTGGCACTACAATCGTTCCATACTGACGACCATTTCCCAATATCCTGCCCGCTTTTGTACAACGTCCTTCAGTGGGCAACCCTCGCATCTTGGCTGCGGTGATGACGTTTTCTTATTTCATATCCAATCGCTAAGCTTTACTTGCTTTCTTTGCGTAAATGCAATGTTTTGTCCAGTTGGGCACGGCCACGTATCCTCGACTTCGTCGTGCCTCCAGTTCTCAATCTTTCCGCATTGTCTTTCCAGGCTTTACTTTAACCATTTCGCATGTGGTGTTGCTGAAGTTATTCCTGTCGTCAAGCTGCTTTTGGTACTACTCATATTTCAGCAATCTTGATAATAGTCTTTTTGAAGCTTCCGCACTGCTTTCTTAAGGGGTTTGGCTTTGGGTTCTCTAATAGCTGGGTTTCAAGTTTCTGTGACACTTGTTCAAATTTCTCGCTGCTTAACTCGGTAGACTCCCAGAGTTTAGTGAGGTCTCTTCCGAGGTATTCGTGTTCTTCTTGGTTCTCTGCCGCTTCGATGTTTGCGAACAAGGCAAAATTGAAGAACAAAGGTAAATACGGTTTAGAGAATGTAATTTATTCGCTCGGAACGAAAATGGTTAATGGTACCGAGATCCGGGCGCTGCCGACCAGCTCACATGAAAGGGATACTCTCGCATTAAAGCTTTGGCAATTTGTCTTGAGGAATAGAGGCGTTGGGTGTAGGCATAGATAATAATTTTGGTGAGCATTTCAGGGTGATAACTGTCGCGGCAGCTGCCAGATTCATTTGCAAGCAAAGTTAGTGGTACTTCCATTTACCAAAAGGGGCGATTTCTTTTTTGTAGTTTTTAAGAGATCTGTAGACACTTTTTCCGCGAAGACAGCGGAGAGGACGGACTGATTGTGGAAAAGCGGCAGCGTTCGCCCGAAAGTTTTCTGAAGGAAAACTAGCTTCGAAAGCATAAGCTGTCTCCGGATTTTCACCGCTAAGGAGAATGAAAAAAATCTGGAGACCACAGCGATTGTAACAACAGTTCGTACGCGGAGCGTCCTCACAAGCACATCTGTTTATCCAACTTCAAAAACAAGGGCTGCCCCAAGAAACCATTTCATGGCTTTTGGGACAACCCCTGTCTTTTTTACGTTTTTTCACCGATTAGCTAGTTTTTAACGCCGATCCTGGGGCCCGCCGACAAAAGCCTGCTCTACAGTATCCAGATTGTAGGCAGTGTGCAGCGCTTGGATGATGCTTTGAAGATTGCCGGCTTCAATGACACAGGATACTTTTATTTCTGAAGTACTAACCATTTTGATGCTTACGCCCTCTTTAGAAAGAACATCGAACATTTGAGCCGCAACACCCGGATGACTGACCATTCCTGCACCCACAATAGATACCTTGATTAGGTTGTCCTCGGAGGTGACTTCACGGAAAGGTAGCTCTGCATGGAGCTGTTGAATAACTGCTTTCGCCCGCTCCAGATCATTGAGTCCTACGGTAAAGGAGAAATCGGCTTTGTCATTCAAAACTCCGCTTTGGACGATAATATCTACGTCAATCTCTTCTTGGGCCAGCTTGCCAAAGACCTGTGCCAGAACACCTGGAACATCAGGTACTCCCAAAATACTGATTCGGGCCACATTCTTGTCATATGCAATACCGCTTACGATTACCCCTTGCTCCATGCTTGCTTCCTCCTTCACAACAGTACCTTCATTATGGTTAAAGCTAGATCTGACGACCAGCTTCACTTGGTGACGTTTGGCATACTCTACCGCACGGGGATGCAGTACAGCAGCGCCCAAATTAGCGAGTTCAAGCATTTCATCATAGGAGATTTCCTTCAGCTTTCGTGCAGACTTCACAATACGCGGATCGGTAGAGTATATACCGTCAACGTCTGTATAAATTTCGCACACATCCGCTTTGATCGCTGCAGCCAACGCGACAGCTGTTGTATCGGAGCCTCCGCGTCCCAATGTAGTGATCTCGCCTTCCAAAGTCATTCCCTGAAAACCAGCGACAATAACAATTTGTTCCCGTTCGAGAGATTCAAGCACACGCCGTGGGACAATCTCGTTAATGCGAGCCCGTCCGTGAGTTTCATCCGTACGGAAACCAGCCTGCCAGCCCGTATAGGATACGGCATTACGGCCAATCCCATGAAGAGCTATAGACAAGAGGGCAACAGATATTTGTTCTCCAGTTGTCAGCAGCATATCCATTTCGCGGGCGGGCGGTTGCCCGTTAAGCTGATTGGCCTGGTCGATCAATTCATCCGTAGTATCCCCCATGGCGGATACAACGACAACGCAGCGATGCCCTTCGTCCTGTTTCTCTGCGATGCGTTTGGCGACGCGCTTCATTCGTTCTGTGTCGCCGACGGAGCTGCCTCCGAATTTCATGACATAAAGTGACAAAGTCCTTCTCACTCCTAACCTAGGTCTGTGTAGTGTATTTCTATCGGTTTCCCGCTTTAAACCAGTATAATACGAAAATACCGCTTGGGATATTGAATTTATGAAAATTTTTGTTACAGATACGGGATTTTGAATTCATCCCAAAGCCAAAAGCCCCCTCCGCAAGCAGCGGGGAGGCTAATAAACGCAGCATCTTAGCTCTACGCGCGGGAGATATATTTACCTTCGCGTGTATCAATCAGCAGAACATCATCTTCATTAATGAACAGAGGAACCTGCACGTTCAGACCGGTTTCGACTTTTGCAAATTTAGTTGCGCCTTGTGCTGTGTTACCTTTGATACCAGGCTCGGTTTCTACAACCTTCAGTTCAACACTGGTAGGTAAGTTAACTCCAAGAATTTCATTTTGATAGCTAACGATTTTCACGTCCATGTTTTCTTTCAAGAAGTTCAATTCCCACTCTAACTGCTTAGCATCCAGTGTGAATTGATCATAAGTTTCGTTATCCATAAACACGTGCTCTTGGGCACTTGCATACAAATATTGAACCGCACGGTTCTCAATAATTGCCCGTCCGATAGTTTCGCCTGCGCGGAACGTACGCTCCACAGTGTTCCCGTTACGCAGGTTTTTAAGCTTGGAGCGAACAAATGCTGCGCCTTTACCTGGTTTTACATGCTGAAAGTCTAGAACTGTAAAAATATCTCCGTCTACCTCTACGGTTAATCCTGTTTTGAAATCGTTAACTGAAATCACTAAAAAACGCCTCCTGAGAAAAAATAAATTTGTGCCTTTATAAGTAAATATAAACGATGCGAGGGAATTGTTACAGTACTGTATAGTTTTTGGATGAATGGGTGAGCAATGAAATACCGCTCTCTGTAACCACTACATCATCTTCTATTCGTACGCCGCCAATTCCAGGCAGATAAATCCCCGGCTCCACGGTCACAACCATACCAGGCTGCAAGATATCATCGCTCAGTTTGGATAGACGCGGCCATTCATGAACCTCCATGCCCAATCCATGTCCGGTACTGTGTCCGAATTGATCCCCATAACCGTAACGGGTTATAATATCACGCGCCAACGCGTCACATTCCCTTCCGGTCATCCCGGGCTTGATATGTGCCAAGGCATGCAGCTGAGCCTCCAGTACGATATCATAAATCTCCTTCAGCTTAGGATTCGGAGTACCTAGCGCCACCGTCCGGGTAAGATCTGAGCAATACCCGTCAAGCAATGCACCGAAATCGAAAGTCACGAATTCATCGCCGAGAATCACACGGCTGCTCGCTACTCCATGCGGCATAGCTGAGCGCTCACCGGATGCCACAATCGTGTCGAAGGAAGAAGAGGTCGCGCCATGTGTGCGCATGTAAAACTCCATCTCAAGATCCACATCACGCTCGGTCATACCCGGCTTCAATACGTTCAGAATATGATGGAAGGTGTCGTCCGCCAAATCAGCAGCCCGTCCCATAACAGCCAGTTCCTCTGCATCCTTAATCATACGCAGATCCTCTACTGCTTTGGAGACTGGCACCAGTTCAGCAGGTTTCAGAGCTTCTGCGTAGGCAGTATAAGCGCTGAAAGTAACATCATCCTGCTCGAATCCCACACGGACTTTTCCGCCTGAAGGTAAAAGCTCCCGCACCGTATCAATGAATTTTGGTCCATGCTCTACAATGGTAAGTCCCGCCGCCTGTTCTGCAGCTTGAGTCCTATACCTGAAGTCCGTTAATAAATAACTTTCCTCAGCCGTAATCAGCACATAACCGGACGAACCGGTAAACCCGCTTAAATATCGGCGGTTAATACCGCTGGTTATTAACATCGCATCCAATCCGCGAGCCTGCAAAACCTTACGCAGCTTGGAGACACGATTGTTTCCCATATTCATTCTCCTCTCGAAATAGCCACATTGTATTTTAACATAGGGCTATGCCATTGAGAAGTAATTTCGCGCGTCAGGCTACACTTATCCTTTCTTCACGTCTTCTCTCGTCGGTATACTCAATGGTGATCGTATAGCCAATAAATAAGCCCCATAGCAAAAATATGCAAAATTCAGTAATTACTGTATTCCACGGCAGTTTGAAAGGCCCCTGCTGCAGAAACATCCATGACCCCGCCAGAAAAAGAGCGGACCACCATAACACTCCATAAATCATACCCGGCCAAGGTCCCTTGAGCTTACGTAGAATCAATACATACAGTAGGGATGCAATCACTGAAAAAACGATAAACAATAAATAGCCAATCAAATGCCCTTCCGGCTTGACTAGAAAATCATGTTTAAAAAAAGGTTCTGCTAAAAAGCCGGGAACCACCTTTGTAAAATGCATTGCGTAGAATAACCATCGCATTGCCCCCCAAATCAATCCGGCAAAAAAACCTAACTCCATAGCAAATAGCCAAGGATTTGTATGCTCCGACCTTTGTTGGTGTGATTTACTCATTTTAAGCACGCCCCACTTTCTTCATATATTAGGAACATTTCCACAGTTCTCTCCTTATAGACTAGTATGCACAGCAAAAGGCGATCCAACTAGTAATGTCGTAGAAAATTAGTTACAATGGTTTATATACAAAAACATAATAAATAAATTACGAGAAGGTGAATTGGTTGTCCCAGAAATCTCCAAGTTACGGCGGGCAAGCTGTCATAGAAGGTGTTATGTTCGGCGGCAAGCATATTAACGTAACAGCCGTACGGCGGAAGAATCAGGAAATTACATTTTT
Above is a window of Paenibacillus wynnii DNA encoding:
- a CDS encoding YqhR family membrane protein, whose product is MSKSHQQRSEHTNPWLFAMELGFFAGLIWGAMRWLFYAMHFTKVVPGFLAEPFFKHDFLVKPEGHLIGYLLFIVFSVIASLLYVLILRKLKGPWPGMIYGVLWWSALFLAGSWMFLQQGPFKLPWNTVITEFCIFLLWGLFIGYTITIEYTDERRREERISVA
- the efp gene encoding elongation factor P; this translates as MISVNDFKTGLTVEVDGDIFTVLDFQHVKPGKGAAFVRSKLKNLRNGNTVERTFRAGETIGRAIIENRAVQYLYASAQEHVFMDNETYDQFTLDAKQLEWELNFLKENMDVKIVSYQNEILGVNLPTSVELKVVETEPGIKGNTAQGATKFAKVETGLNVQVPLFINEDDVLLIDTREGKYISRA
- a CDS encoding M24 family metallopeptidase, with the translated sequence MGNNRVSKLRKVLQARGLDAMLITSGINRRYLSGFTGSSGYVLITAEESYLLTDFRYRTQAAEQAAGLTIVEHGPKFIDTVRELLPSGGKVRVGFEQDDVTFSAYTAYAEALKPAELVPVSKAVEDLRMIKDAEELAVMGRAADLADDTFHHILNVLKPGMTERDVDLEMEFYMRTHGATSSSFDTIVASGERSAMPHGVASSRVILGDEFVTFDFGALLDGYCSDLTRTVALGTPNPKLKEIYDIVLEAQLHALAHIKPGMTGRECDALARDIITRYGYGDQFGHSTGHGLGMEVHEWPRLSKLSDDILQPGMVVTVEPGIYLPGIGGVRIEDDVVVTESGISLLTHSSKNYTVL